A window of the Labrus mixtus chromosome 8, fLabMix1.1, whole genome shotgun sequence genome harbors these coding sequences:
- the LOC132979287 gene encoding complement C1q-like protein 3, which produces MIATGVCGVALVLVLVVLIPVLVNTAGTPARYEMLGSCQMVCDSHGTAATATAKATNPIKDNRLAQSLPTFIQGPQGEPGRVGRMGPRGPVGEPGPPGSVGPPGERGAPGPPGLPGSPGANGPNGAISAATYNTIPKIAFYAGLKKQHEGYEVLKFDDVVTNLGNHYDPASGKFTCSIPGIYFFVYHVLMRGGDGTSMWADLCKNNQVRASAIAQDADQNYDYASNSVVLHLEPGDEIYIKLDGGKAHGGNNNKYSTFSGFMLYAD; this is translated from the exons ATGATCGCAACTGGTGTTTGTGGAGTAGCGCTGGTGCTGGTGTTGGTGGTTCTGATCCCGGTCCTGGTGAACACCGCCGGGACTCCTGCCCGCTATGAGATGCTCGGCTCCTGTCAAATGGTGTGTGACTCCCACGGGACAGCGGCGACCGCCACGGCGAAGGCAACCAACCCGATTAAAGACAACCGCCTGGCACAGTCGCTGCCGACGTTCATCCAAGGTCCTCAAGGTGAGCCTGGGCGCGTGGGAAGAATGGGTCCGAGGGGTCCGGTAGGCGAGCCTGGACCCCCTGGATCTGTTGGTCCTCCCGGAGAGAGAGGGGCACCCGGCCCTCCCGGTCTACCCGGGTCCCCCGGAGCAAATGGACCAAATGGTGCCATCAGCGCTGCCACCTACAATACTATCCCAAAGATCGCGTTTTACGCCGGACTGAAGAAGCAGCACGAGGGATATGAAGTGTTGAAATTCGACGATGTAGTCACAAATCTTGGCAACCATTACGACCCCGCTTCAGGGAAATTCACCTGCTCAATACCCGGGatttacttctttgtttaccaTGTGCTGATGCGAGGCGGAGATGGGACCAGCATGTGGGCTGACCTTTGCAAGAACAACCAG GTGAGAGCCAGTGCCATCGCCCAAGACGCCGACCAGAACTACGACTACGCCAGCAACAGTGTCGTCCTGCACCTGGAGCCCGGGGACGAGATTTACATCAAGCTCGACGGAGGGAAGGCGCACGggggcaacaacaacaaatacagcacGTTTTCCGGCTTCATGTTGTACGCTGATTGA